TGGCGGGCTCGTGGGTGTGGTGCGTTGTGATGCTGCGCAGCTATCTGGCGTGGAAGCGGGCGCATCCGGAAGAGCCGGTCCCACTGGCCATGCACGGGATGCTTGCCACCGTCATTGTTTGGCTGCTGGCAACTGTTGGGATCGCGGCCGAGATGGCCTTGCTCATCCCGTGGTCGCTGGGCCTGCGGGAGACGGTCGATCCGGTGCTGGCGCGCACGCTCTTCTGGTGGTTCGGCCACCCGCTGGTCTACTTCTGGCTGCTGCCCGCGTACACCCTCTGGTACACGGTACTGCCGCGCGAAGCGGGCGGCCGGCTGTTCAGTGATCCGCTGGCCCGCCTGGTCTTCGTGCTGTTCATCCTCTTCTCCGCGCCTGTGGGCTTCCACCACCAGTTCATGGATCCGGGGATCCCCGCCGGCTGGAAGCTGGCGCACACGTTCAGCACCTACGCCATTCTGTTCCCCAGCCTGCTTACGGCGTTCACGGTGATCGCGTCGCTGGAAATCGCCGGCCGGTTCCGGGGCGCCTACGGGCTGTTAGACTGGATCGGTGTGCTGCCGTGGAAGGATCCGTTCGTCGCCTCGGTGGTACTGGCCATGCTAGCCTTTGCGGTGGGTGGGTTCGGCGGCGCCGTGAACGCGGCCTACGGCATGAACGGCATGGTGCACAACACGGCGTGGGTGCAGGGGCACTTCCACCTGACGGTGGGCACGGCGGTAGCGCTCACCTTCATGGGCGCCAGCTACTGGCTGCTGCCGCGGCTGACCGGGCGCCCGCTGCGGCTCGTCTCGCTGGCCCGGGTGCAGCCCTACCTCTGGTTCGCAGGAATGATGGCGTTCGCCGTGGTGAACCATGCCACCGGGCTCATGGGCATGCCGCGGCG
This DNA window, taken from Gemmatimonadota bacterium, encodes the following:
- a CDS encoding cbb3-type cytochrome c oxidase subunit I encodes the protein MKALEAARQRELARLEVAGGDSGAAAAAVAAGSGWARLALAHFWVAFGAFGVAALMAVMQAMSRANAALPFRSPGIFYLSVTAHGVLMALVFTTFFIMGLGYVVARTALQRPLAGERLGWVAFALALLGTALAAAAILAGKATVLYTFYPPLQAHPLFYIGATLLVAGSWVWCVVMLRSYLAWKRAHPEEPVPLAMHGMLATVIVWLLATVGIAAEMALLIPWSLGLRETVDPVLARTLFWWFGHPLVYFWLLPAYTLWYTVLPREAGGRLFSDPLARLVFVLFILFSAPVGFHHQFMDPGIPAGWKLAHTFSTYAILFPSLLTAFTVIASLEIAGRFRGAYGLLDWIGVLPWKDPFVASVVLAMLAFAVGGFGGAVNAAYGMNGMVHNTAWVQGHFHLTVGTAVALTFMGASYWLLPRLTGRPLRLVSLARVQPYLWFAGMMAFAVVNHATGLMGMPRRVYDASYSGHPAAQAWQEWTGVSALGGVILFVSAMSFVLVMLASGLGGKRSEAPTPIAYAEPLHPLPHSRPVWDRFGLWAAVAVVLILLAYALPLWNLLRLERFGSPGFRPF